Within the Bacteroidia bacterium genome, the region GCCGCGGCGCCGTTACTGATATTCAGCCCCTGGTAACTGAAGCCGGGTGCCAGGGCCGGAAGAACCTGTTTAATAGAAGCGGAGCCCCGCATTCCGGGATGATAGTACCATTTTTTCTTAAAAGGCTCCATGAGATCCGTAACCTTCGCAATGGCGGTATTCAGTCCGGAGGCACTTTCCGGAAACCGCCCGGCACAATTTTTCATAATGCTACGTTCAAAGCTTGCATTATATGCCAGAATGGTGCCGGCGTTTGCGATGACCTTTACCAATTCCTTTGTAAACTCCGGCCGCGGATCTTCCCCGGGTGGAGCTACAAAGTCGTGGTGCTTCAACGTTGCGCCGGGAGCATCCAGCACATGCGCGGAGAACTGAAATGGGATTTGCTCATACGGATGAGACCCTCTGTAGACCGGGATAGCCGGCATCATGGTTTCAAAATCAAGAAAGATCAATGGGAAGTTCAGTCCGCTCAGGAATTGCTGCAACAATTCCTTTTCTATATGTACCGTGTTACTCCGGAGACAGGAAGCCTGAATCCGGACATCACGCGTGTCCAGGTCATCCGTTGACAGATCTGTGATGAGAATCTTTCCCGTATGATACCACTCATACACTCTCTGCATACTCACCCCGCCCAGGTCGAATACGGTATGATCCTTGGGAAGATGACTTCGGCAATGAGAAAAAAAATCGCAGGTGTACGGATAATGACACTGTTCTCCTATGGAAATATCCGGCGTCAAGTTTTGCTGAAGCATGGAGATCAGCTTTGCGGCCCGTGCTGCAATCTGCTCATTCTTCGATGCGATCTCCTTCCCTACCGGCACAACGGTAAAAAGCCGGTGTACATCCAGCCGCTCCTCCAGAATATAAGAAGTATCAATGTGTACCAGGGAAAATTCCTTCAGCGGCACTCCGCTTCCGGAAATAACATAGTACTGAATGGCGGCATCCTCGAGATATACGGGAGATATGCGCGCAGAAGATTTTACCTCATACCCTGACCACATCTCTCCTTCCCTGACCAGTATATCCAGCGCCACCATAATGCCGTTGAATTCAAATGCAGCTTCGTAAATAACAGGCATCCCTTCATCCATCCATTGCCGGGTACGTCGGATCCACTCCGAAGTCTTTTTATATGAACCCGGAAAAGCGTCCTTCCCGCCGGGAAAAAGCTCGCGTGCCTTCTCTCCCACCAGGTGACCGCGCGAAAAAATAGCCTGCCTTTTTTCATCAAGCGGATCCCGTAGTGAAGGAAAATGCCGGCTCAGGTACAAGGCCTTCTCACACTGAACGCCTCTGATAAAGGAAGATTTTGACAACAGGTGCTGTGCCATAAAAAAAAACCCGCCAAACGGCGGGTTGTAAGATTATAAAAAAAGAGGCGTCAGTTTGCTTTTACACCGTTATTCCACTTTTCAGTGAAATAGTGGTTCCCTTTCTCATCGTAGAACTTCCACTCTCCGTTTTTCTGACCATTCGTATAGGAACCTTCTGTGTTCTTATTTCCATTGGAATGATATGCTACCCAAAACCCATCCTGAATCATTCCGGCTTTCATTTTTCCCTCAGAATGCTTTTTTCCATCGCTGTAGTAATAAACAGCTTTGCCGGTAGAGAAATCGATATCAGACTCCACCGATCCGTTCTCATACCAAGATTGCCAGTGGCCGGTCATAACACCATTGTTGTAATATTCCACAGAAGCGAGCTGGCCATTCTGGTGCCAGTGCTGCCATTTTCCAATGCGGATGGCAGTAGACATCTTTTGAGCTTTCTGCTCTTTGGTGTCAGTAGAGAGAATTTCAACAGCTGACTGGTACTGCCCCTCCAGTTTCTTTTTTCCGTCGGGCCAGTTCTCCGTGTAGGTATACTGTCCGAATGCAAAAAGTGCGCAAAGAGCGAAGGCGAGAGATAAAATAGTTTTTTTCATTTTCAAGGTTAATTGGTAGAACAAAATTAGACCTTATATGGTTCTTTTACAAACCTTTACATAAAGACAGGTTCAAGCATGCTCAGGTTGCACAGGAATCGCTATATTTGTAAGTAGCTAACTTGCTGAATGTCAGATAATTTAAAACTTATCTTATATTTTCTTCTACCCTTGCTTCTTCTCAGCTCCGGGAACAGTTGCATAGCACAGCTGGCGGCAGAGGCCGGGAATTCAGTTTCAGCCTGTCCGAATCAGACCTACACTATTGGGGGGAGTCCAACCGCACTAGGCGGATCTCCACCCTATAGTTACCTATGGACCCCGTCGCAGGGCCTGAGTAATCCGAATAGCGCAAATCCCCTTTTAACTCCCACCACCGCCGTGTGGATGTATTATGTTCAGGTAACGGACGCAGTGGGTAACACCGCTATTGATTCCATGAATGTTTGGCACCAGGGAGCAATGTTTTCAGGGGCGGGTAATGACACGGGAGTTTGCTTTGGAGAAACGGTGGTACTGGGAGAGCCGGGTAATTCAAGCAGCGGTTTGACTTTTGCATGGTTGCCGGCGGTGGGATTACCGAACCCCTCCGCTCCCAATCCGCAATGCACCATCAATACCACCACCACGTATACTGTTACTATCTCAGGTGGGATATGTCCGGTGATGACGGAGACCGTTACCGTAACGATCTATGCACTGCCGGCTGTATCAGCAGGTCCGGATGTTACCATTAACGAAGGAGATGTTACTACGCTGTCGGCCTCCGGTGCCTCGCAATACTGGTGGACACCAAACAATACACTATTATATGCCACAACGGCAAATCCGGATGCTTTTCCACTGACCACTACTACCTATCTAGTGGTTGGCACCAGTGCTGAAGGCTGTTTTGGCTACGATCAGGTTACCGTATTTGTGAACCCGTATGACAGCCTGATCTTTTACAACACCTTCACTCCCAACAACGATGGTGACAATGATTTTTTCTATATCGGGAACGTATTCAAGTATCCCGACAACAAACTCACTATTTACAACCGCTACGGAAATATTGTATATATGACCACCCCCTATTTGAATTTATGGGACGGTGAAAACTTTGGTGAAGATGTTCCTGACGGAACGTATTATTATATTTTTGATGACGGGAAAGGGAGAAAGTATTTCGGATCTGTAACCATCATTCGATGAAGATTAGTATTGCATCTCTCCTGATTTTTGCCACGCTGGTTCTTCCTGCGCAGCAGATGCCCTACTTCACTCAGGTACGTACCAACGCGGTGTTTTTTAATCCGGCAGTGCTGGGCACAAAACGGCTGATTGATCTTCGCTTCAATTACCGGAACCAGTGGGTGGGTTTTGATGGGCAACCTAAAACCCAGGGCTTTAATCTGAATTCGCGCCTGTACAAGGGAAAAATGGGAGCCGGTATTCAATACTGGACCGACATAACCGGACCAACTGAAAGGGATCTGTTCAGTGTGGGGTATGCCTATCATTTTCGCTACCCGGATATTGAAATGTCGCTTGGAGTAAGTGCTAATTTCTACAAATATTTCATCAATGGAGCCGCAATAACCATCCGCAATTCGCAGGATAAGACCATTGACCGCAGCATCCTGGCCGATGACCGTTTCTTTGACATGAATGCCGGATTTTTGTTATACAACGATCGCTTTCATGTCGGACTCTGCGCTCAGAATCTCATTCAGCAGTCGGCCGAATTTTACGATGGGGTTCCGGATTCCGTTAAAGGAGCGATTATAAAAATGGTTCCGCATCCGTTTTTCACCGTAGGATACAATTGGGCCGGGCACCCGGACTTTGTCTGGGAAAACACCTTTAATGCCGGCTATATTACCGGGGCAACCATCACGATGGATTATTCCCTGCGCATTTTTATCCGCAACAAAATGATCGGCGGCGCCAGCTACCGGCTAAAGGATGCCGTGGCGCTTCACGCAGGATTCATCCTGCTGGATCAATGCCAGATAGTCTATTCATATGACATTGGGATGTCGGCTTTACGGAAAGCACATCAAAATACGCATGAAATTTCGCTGGTATGGAGTTCCGACCTGGAATTTATTTTTGGAAAACGCAGGGGGAATAATGCTTTCGCACGGGAAAAGTTTCAGTACATGTTTTGAGGGACGGGGTTCCCGGGTGTGAAAAGCGGGCCACAAGACTTGTTCACTGACCAGCCAATTCCTGTTGCTTTTTCCAAATCATACGGCCAAGGAAAAACTGGGGAATCACGAACTGAACTGCACCGGCGATCACAGAAACATACACGACCATCTTGTTCCATGTTTCCAGAAAATTTGCTTCAGGCATGGGGATCATCGCGTAGAATTGACCCATCATCGGAAGGAAATGTAAATAACAAAGCACTCCCCAGATGATCATGCAAACGCTGATGGCAATGTGAAGCCACAATGCCTGCTGAAGCAAGCGTTCGAGGTAGATACCCAGAAAAACATAGCCCAGCCCGAACAACACAAGCCACAACCCGTAATTCACCAACTCATCCATTACAGACATGATGAATCCGAAAACAGGGTCAGCGGCAACATGCTGATCCAGGCCCGCAATAAAATCGAAGAAGGAAGAATTTCCGTACATGGCGGCCCCACCAACAATGAAGTATCCGCCCAAGCAGTAACAGAATATTTTGATGTCTTTCAAGTCAGAAGATCAATCCATGGTCTTCAGTTCCGCAACCAGCTCTGTCAACGCCTTTTTTGCGTCTCCGAAGAACATGGAACATTTCGGATCATAGAACAACAGATTGTCAATTCCCGCATATCCCGCATTCATGGAACGCTTGTTCACAATGATATTCTTTGCTTTATCCACTTCAAGGATCGGCATTCCGTAAATGGGTGAAGAAGGGTCAGACTTTGCAGCAGGGTTCACCACGTCGTTGGCTCCAACAATCAGCACCACATCGGTTTGTTCAAACTCCGGGTTGATCTCATCCATTTCCACGAGCTTGTCGTACGAAACGTTAGATTCCGCCAACAATACATTCATATGGCCGGGCATACGGCCGGCTACAGGGTGAATGGCATATTTAACTTCTACACCGCGTTCTTCAAGAATGTTTTCCAATTCCTTGATCACGTGTTGTGCCTGTGCAACAGCCAGTCCGTATCCGGGAACAATCACCACTTTTTTGGAATAGTTCATCATCACCGCAATGTCCGTAACGCTGGCATCTTTAATGGTTCCCTTCACCTCCGGTCCGCTGCCTGTAGCTGTGCTTCCGCCTCCGAATGCACCGAATATCACATTGGCGAGTGAACGGTTCATAGCTTCGCACATTACGAATGTCAGGAGGGTTCCGGCAGAACCAACAAGAATACCTCCGGTGAGCATTACTTTATTATCGTACAGGAATCCCCCGAATGCTGCTGCTAATCCTGTGAATGAGTTCAACAGAGATATGACCACCGGCATATCTGCCCCTCCGATCGGAATTACAAACATGACTCCATAGAGGATGGCAGCGGCGAAACACAACCAAACCAGCTGATAATTCCCACCGGAATAAACAAGATAAGCTCCAAATCCGAGCAATCCGATCAATACCAGGTTATTGATGATGTTGTACATGGGAATACGGACCGGCTTATTCATAGTACCATTCAATTTCAGGAAGGCAATAACTGAACCTGAGAAAGAAACTGAACCAATGATCAGTCCTGCAATAATGGCAAGTAGTGTGGGAACCTGAGTTCCGATCAGCTCGCGGATGGTTTCTGCATTCTGACCTTCTTCAATAGCGGTGTGGATCAGTTCATACGGATGATGGAATTCAATCAGCGAAATAAGCGCGGCACAGGCTCCTCCCATCCCGTTGAACATGGAAACCAGCTCAGGCATTTTGGTCATTTGCACCGACTTTGCCGTATACCAGCCCACAGCCGTACCCACAGCAATAGCCGCAAAGATGAGGCCGTAGATCATACCGCTTACCTCATAATTGTGAAGGAAGATGGTTCCCAGAATGGCAACCGTCATACCGAAGGCTCCGAGTAGATTTCCTTTTCGGGCTGTCTTGGCATTTCCCATCCATTTTAAACCCATAATAAAGGTTATCGAACCGATGAGGTAACAGATTTCTAAGAGATTCGCTTTCATATTTCTTTCGAGTAAAAAATATATTTAATTCGTTCCGAAGTGCAAGGTGCTGCGTTACTTTTTCTTTTTGAACATTTCGAGCATGCGGTCTGTCACCACGAATCCACCAACCACGTTCAGGGTTCCGAGGAATACTGCCAGTGTACCGAGCACGAGCGAAAGAGTGTTTTCAGGATCGATCTGCAACATAACCAGAATAGCACCGATGATCACCACCCCGTGAATGGCATTGGCACCAGACATCAAAGGTGTATGGAGTACAGAAGGCACTCCGCCGATCACTTCAACTCCCACAAAGATGGAGAGGATAACGAAGTAGATCATTTCGCGGTTAGAAGTGAAGAAATCTAAGATGTTTTCCATAAAATTATGGTTTGAGTTTATGTTTCAGATTAGGCGGTAGCTGCTTTCAACACACTTGGGTGAACGGCCTTGCCACTATGAACAATCAGAGATCCTTTGGTGATCTCCTCTTCCATCTCCCACTTGAATTTGTCTTTATCTGCGAGGTGAAGGAGAAAAGTCTGGATGTTCTTGGCGTATAATTCAGACGCATTCATCGGGAGCAGGGAAGGAATATTTCCTTCGCCAATAATAGTTACTCCGTGTTTTTGCACCGTCTTGTTTACTTCAGAACCCACTACGTTTCCGCCGGATTCTACGGCCATATCAAGCACCACAGAACCAAAGCGCATGGATTTCACCATATCTTCTGTAACCAGTACGGGGGCTTTACGCCCGGGAATCAACGCGGTGGTGATCACCACGTCTGCATCCTTTACGTGCTTGGCAACAAGCTCCTGCTGCTTTTTCAAAAATTCTTCGGAAACGCCCTTTACATAACCGCCTTCAATTTTGATGGATGTATCTCCTTTTACTTCGATGAATTTTCCACCGAGCGATTCTACCTGCTCTTTTGTTTCAGGACGGATGTCGGAAACTTCCACCACAGCGCCCAGACGTTTTGCCGTAGCAATCGCCTGCAGTCCGGCTACACCGGCTCCGAAGATCACGATCTTAGACGGACGGATGGTTCCGGCCGCGGTGGTCATCATGGGAAGAATTTTTCCCAGTGTATTCGCACACATGAGTACTGCTTTATATCCGGCGAGGTTAGCCTGAGAAGAAAGTGCATCCATCTTTTGTGCACGGGAGATACGGGGCACTGCATCCATGGAGAACGCACTCACTCCGGCCTTTTCGCAGGCAGACACCAGGTCCGGGTTGGTAGCGGCGAACATGAAGGAGATCAGGATTGCATCCTTCTTCATCTTTGCAACTTCATCCGGAGATGGAGCGTTTACTTTGAGAACCACATCTGCACTGTAAACCTGGTCTTTACTTCCAAGGCTTGCACCAGCTGCAGTGTATACTTCATCCGCATAGAAAGAATTTTGTCCGGCTCCATTCTCCACCACAACCTCGAATCCTTTCTTTACCAGATCCTTCACCACGTCGGGGCTGAGCGCCACGCGGTTTTCTCTTGGTTTAAGTTCTTTGGGTACACCTAACTTCATTGTTCTTAGGATTTTAGGGTACCGAAAGTAGGAAAAAATAAGGCAGGTCAGGAAGGATATCGACCAATGTGGTGAAATTTAGGCTAAGAGTTGGGAATCAGGGGATTAGTGGTAGTGGTAGTAGTGATGGTAGTGGGATGAAACATTTTGAAAACAGTTCCGTTAAAGTAAGAGCATTCAGAATTCCGGAATAGTTCCGGATGGCAACCGACCACTCTTCCAGGGTGTGAAGAGAAAAAACAAGGCACGGTGCCGTGGACCAGACCGTCCGATGCGCGTTTAACAAAACGAAAAATGGAATTCATTGACCGTGCTCTTTACTATTTTCTCTCTTTTCTGATCCGGGAAACGGAGCGATTCGTTTCTTACTTGAAAAAAGCTGAGCAATCCTGCTCTTTCCGGGAATTAAACGACCAACGCAGGATGATCATTCTGATGAGGCAGGAATTCAAGAACATTAAAGAACAGGAAACCGTGAGAAAATCAGAGGAATTCAAAGCGACATTGTTCAAAACCACCGAGCTGAAAATAGCAAGAATTGTATCCGCATCCCGTCGGAATAACTCCCGTATTAAAGAGTTGTATGAGAAAAATCTGGACCTCAAGGAATGGGAAAAGAAATTAAATTTCATTCTTACCGATAGTTATCTGGAGAAAAAATACAGAAATAGGGAACTCAGTTTGTTTAAAAATTACATTGAGAAAGGGTATTGGAAATATGAAGGATCTAAAGAAGACACAAGAAAAAGGAAGAAGTGACCTTGCATGGAAACTGCATTATGCAGTCAGCCGTCTGGGATTCACTCAAATGGGCTCCTGCGACCATGAACGTTACAAATCCTGCGAACGATTCTTACTGGCATTCGCAGACCACGTTTTAGCCGGCGGTGATCCGGATATTTCAGCTGAAGATCTTAGGCGAAAATTGTTCTGAATTTTCGCTTTTACCTTGAAATAAGAAATGGCTTCGAAAAGGCATGACTTCCAGTCCGCAAAACCACTATGTAAATTCCATCCGGGAGATCGCTTACGTCTATCTGTGTATGGTCTTGTGAAGTTCGCTTTTCAGAAAGCACCAGCTGCCCATAAGCGTTGGAAATTTCAAGCTGAAAATTCTCACCAAAGGTTGAAATCACATTAAGTTGATTGGAAACCGGGATGGGGAAGATGTGAAACGGCTCAGGTTGTGTTCCGGAATTCATTCCCGTAATTTCCGAACAATTCACCGAAACCCCGGCAAATCCCCAGCCTGCACCGGCGATTCCGGTTACTGTGATGGTATTCACTCCGGTGGTCAGGAGCATCACATCGGAATAGGAATAATTTCCCTGAGCATTTGTATTGCTTCCCACGATATTACCTCCAATGAAATAGACTCCATCAGGCCCGGGAGAAAGACCGCAAACCACTTTTGGAAGATAGGTGGCTGTGGAATAATTCATGGTATACGGACTTCCATTTACGGTTACACTCACCACATCATCGTCGTTCATTCCCCAGACCCGTATCATCGGATAATCTTCAGGATTGGTAAAGGTCATGGTCACACTCATTCCACCTCCGCTGAGCCATCGCGTAGGGTCAATGGGAGCACAACCGTAACTCTGGAAAGAGCCGCCGGTGAAAGACCATGTTACACTATCCGTAAGACTAGATGTGGAAGGCACATAGTGGCATTGGGAGAAAAGATGGCATGAAATAAAGAGGGTTATTACCGCAAGTGATAATTTTTTCATGAGCCTGTTTATCTTAAGTTATGGTTTTTTCGATATCATCACCTTCACCTTGCCCACAAGTATAGGCGTTTCGACATAAACGGGAATTTTCCGGTGATCATCCGTAGCCCACACCGTCATACCCTCTCCCCCCGAAAAGATAGTGCCTTCGATCAGCAAAGGACTGAATTTGATACATTTAATCTTCCCCAGTTTACCAATCTGCTTCTCTTCCTTACCCAGATACCGGATAAACACCGAATGTGTCTGGTTTTCCAGGTACAGATTCAACGGAATAGTATCGTTCACTTTGTATTTATTAAAATCCATGCAGCGGGCATAGTAAATGGCAGTCATTACATCCACCACACAGGAACCAAAGGTTACAGAATCCACTCTGACTTCCTTTTCCTTCCTTACCATTGTATATACTTTGTTTTTCTTATGGCTGAAGCGTGCGTCCTCGTACATCACACGACCTCCTTCATTAATATCCCTCCGGTAGCGGTAAGGCTTCAGGGTGGCTGTATCGGCATAGCTGTCGTAATAATCCCGTACTTTATATATAAAGTCATACTTGTCATACGTTCTACCCCTTCCTACGAAGTGATATGCAGGTTTCCCATCGTATGTACCCAACTCCGTGGTGAATGAGGCATAACCGGCTTCCACCCAGATGACTCCCCAGTTATACATGACCCGGTAATCGAGCCGTTCTCCAGCCTCAAAAGCATTGACTTCTATCGGGCATTCGGGGTCGGTACCGGAAAGAAAGAAAGGGAAGACCAGGAGGATCAACCAGCGCATGGTCAAATATACGGAAGCCGGAGAAATGCCGTTCCTGAAGGCGCAACATGGCATGAAATTGGAACAGGCCTTTTTGGTACCTTTAAGCCCGGCCTTTTGATGAATTTCAGGTTTCATATTTTCATTTACGTTCTGCTGTCTGTGCCGGCCCTGCTGAATGCACAGAAAAGAACCGTGGACTCTCTCCTGCAGGTGCTCGAAACCGCGCCAGACAGGGAGAAAATCAGGATCTACCTCAAACTCTCCAATACGGTAATGCAGGGCAAACCCACCCGGGGTGTTTATTATGCCAAGGAAGCGCTATACCTTGCCCGCCAGTTTAAGGATGATTCTGCCCGTGCCAATGCCTGGCATTCTACAGGAACCGCTTACATCTACTTTCCGGATTATTATGAGGCTTCCATTTACCTCGATTCCGCCCTGCAGATGCGCACTTCGCTTAACGATACCCTTGGATGCGCCAAAACCCTGAATAACCTCGGGCTCGCCAACTTTAATGAAGGCGAATACCGCAAGGCCATTGATTTCTACTCCCGCTCTATTGAAAAAAGAAAGCAAAGCGGAGACCTGAAAGGAATCGTGAACTCGCTGATGGGTATCGGGAACAGCTATCGCTCCATCGGCGAATTTGAAGAGGCCTATAAATATTTCAATGAAGGCCTGCATTACGCGGAGCAGTTAAAAGACGACGATCAGATCGCAACGGCCTATATCAACATTGCCATCCTCTACTCTGACCAGAAACGCTATAGCGAAGCCCTGGTGTATCAGCTGGACGCCCTGGAAATCAAACAGAAATCAGGAAGCAAAAAAAGTATTGCCAGCGCCCTGAGCAATGTGGGCACCACCTACATGAACCTCAAGAATTATGGAGAGGCACTCCATTTTCTCCTGCAGTCGTTAAAGATCAGAGAAGAAATTAACGATCAGAAAGGAATGGGTACCACCTGCAACAATATCGCCGAATTGTTTCTTGCGATGGGAGAATATAAAAAAGCCCAGGAATATTGCGAGCGCTCCTTACAGATCCGGGAGGACATGGGCGACCGGCCGGGCATTGCTTCAACGCTGTCCAATCTGGCCACTATATATGAAAAACTGGGAAGAATTCAGGATGCCATTAACACCCTTGAACACAGCAGAGAGATCTTTGAAGAACTGGAATCAAAAACACTGCTCGTCTCCGCTTATAAAGCCCTTTCTGCACTTTATGCTAAACAAAACAATTACAAACTGGCCTGGGAATACCAGGTGAAGTATGCTGACCTGAATGACACACTTTTTCAGGAAGACACTTTCCGCCAGATGGCAGAGCTGCAAACAAAGTACGATTCAGAAAAACAAAAAAAGCAACTGGAACTGCTGGAAAAGGACAACCAGCTCAAGGAACAAAAAGCCAGAAACACATGGTATCTTCTGATGGCGTTCGGAATTGCCGCCCTGATCATTGGATACATCCTGTACACACGCTATAAACTCAAGCAAAAAGCGAACGAAAAACTTTCGCAGGCCTACCGTGAAATCGAGGAAAAAAACAAAGACATCACGGACAGTATCATCTATGCCAAGCGCATCCAGGAGGCCGTCCTTCCTTCCGACGAGCAGGTGAAGACGGCCATGCCCGACAGCTTTGTGCTGTACAAACCAAAAGATATTGTGAGCGGTGATTTTTACTGGATTGAAAAGGTGAAAGCACTCAGCATATTCGCGGCTGTGGACTGTACGGGACATGGCGTACCGGGTGCCTTTTTAAGTATGGTGGGAAATTCGCTTCTCAATCAAATGGTCTTTGAACGCGGCCTCACCCAACCCGCTGAAATCCTGAACAACCTGAACGCCGCACTTCAGGAAACACTGCTGAAGGGTGTGGAAGGACAAGAAGTGAAAGATGGGATGGACGTGGCGTTATGCGCATATGATCCGGCTTCACGAACCCTCCAGTTCGCCGCTGCTTTCAATCCCATGTTTATCGCCCGATGCAAGAACGGAAAGTATGAGATGGAAGAGGTAAAAGCCGATAAAATCTCTATCGGCATATCAGATTCCGCAGAAAAGCAGCACTTTCGGGATTATGCTACGGTGCTGCACCCCGGCGATTGTGTGTATATTTTTACGGACGGATTCGCGGATCAGTTTGGCGGACAGGAAGGAAAGAAGTTTAAATATGGCCGCTTCAAAGAAATCCTGCGACAAATCGCTGAGTTTCCCGCCCCGCAGCAGAAGGCCAAACTTCATAAAGAGTTTGAAGAAT harbors:
- a CDS encoding tetratricopeptide repeat protein, whose amino-acid sequence is MNFRFHIFIYVLLSVPALLNAQKRTVDSLLQVLETAPDREKIRIYLKLSNTVMQGKPTRGVYYAKEALYLARQFKDDSARANAWHSTGTAYIYFPDYYEASIYLDSALQMRTSLNDTLGCAKTLNNLGLANFNEGEYRKAIDFYSRSIEKRKQSGDLKGIVNSLMGIGNSYRSIGEFEEAYKYFNEGLHYAEQLKDDDQIATAYINIAILYSDQKRYSEALVYQLDALEIKQKSGSKKSIASALSNVGTTYMNLKNYGEALHFLLQSLKIREEINDQKGMGTTCNNIAELFLAMGEYKKAQEYCERSLQIREDMGDRPGIASTLSNLATIYEKLGRIQDAINTLEHSREIFEELESKTLLVSAYKALSALYAKQNNYKLAWEYQVKYADLNDTLFQEDTFRQMAELQTKYDSEKQKKQLELLEKDNQLKEQKARNTWYLLMAFGIAALIIGYILYTRYKLKQKANEKLSQAYREIEEKNKDITDSIIYAKRIQEAVLPSDEQVKTAMPDSFVLYKPKDIVSGDFYWIEKVKALSIFAAVDCTGHGVPGAFLSMVGNSLLNQMVFERGLTQPAEILNNLNAALQETLLKGVEGQEVKDGMDVALCAYDPASRTLQFAAAFNPMFIARCKNGKYEMEEVKADKISIGISDSAEKQHFRDYATVLHPGDCVYIFTDGFADQFGGQEGKKFKYGRFKEILRQIAEFPAPQQKAKLHKEFEEWKMGYDQVDDVLIIGFKV